The following proteins come from a genomic window of Lolium rigidum isolate FL_2022 chromosome 5, APGP_CSIRO_Lrig_0.1, whole genome shotgun sequence:
- the LOC124655699 gene encoding protein DETOXIFICATION 16-like, whose translation MATALDTLCGQAFGAGQHGLLCIYTQRTMVVLALACVPIVAVWANATRILVFLGQDRAIAAVAGEFTRWLIPSLGAYVPLLCHVRFLQAQSVVLPVTASSVVAVLCHVPVCWAMVYKTGMGSNGAAVSYTISCGVSVAILALYVRLFSRCENTWTGFSVQAFKGLDQIAKLALPSAMMICLEWWSFEILIFLSGLLPNPELETSVLSICVNTGSLLYMIPLGLAYSISTVVANELGSGKPQPAKLAARVVMCMAFTEGLVIALAMVFLRHVWGYMYSDKQQVVSYIARMLPILSISFFMDGLHGSLSGVLTGCGKQKIGAGVNLGAFYLLGIPTAALLAFVFHFNGTGLWLGVVCGSFMKLVLLLRIAWCIDWEKEALKAKDLVCSSSVAGA comes from the exons ATGGCGACGGCTCTAGACACGCTGTGCGGGCAAGCGTTCGGCGCGGGGCAGCACGGCCTCCTCTGCATCTACACGCAGCGCACGATGGTGGTGCTCGCGCTGGCCTGCGTCCCGATCGTCGCCGTCTGGGCCAACGCCACCCGGATCCTGGTGTTCCTCGGCCAGGACCGTGCCATCGCGGCAGTGGCCGGCGAGTTCACCCGATGGCTGATCCCGTCGCTCGGGGCGTACGTGCCGCTGCTCTGCCACGTGCGCTTCCTGCAGGCGCAGAGCGTGGTGCTGCCCGTCACGGCTAGCTCCGTTGTCGCCGTGCTCTGCCACGTTCCGGTGTGCTGGGCCATGGTGTACAAGACCGGCATGGGGAGCAACGGTGCCGCGGTAAGCTACACTATCTCCTGCGGTGTCAGCGTGGCCATCTTGGCGCTGTACGTGAGGCTGTTCAGCAGGTGCGAGAACACATGGACTGGGTTCTCCGTGCAGGCGTTCAAGGGTCTAGACCAGATCGCCAAGCTCGCCCTGCCATCGGCCATGATGATCTG CCTGGAGTGGTGGTCATTTGAAATTCTTATATTTCTATCTGGACTTCTACCTAATCCAGAGCTTGAGACATCGGTGCTGTCAATAT GTGTTAACACCGGATCTTTACTGTACATGATACCATTGGGTCTTGCTTATTCCATAAG CACGGTCGTTGCAAACGAGCTCGGCTCTGGGAAGCCACAGCCAGCAAAGCTAGCTGCGCGAGTGGTCATGTGCATGGCCTTCACTGAAGGGCTTGTCATAGCCTTGGCCATGGTTTTTCTTCGACATGTTTGGGGTTACATGTACAGCGACAAGCAGCAAGTGGTGTCGTACATTGCCAGAATGCTACCTATCCTCTCTATATCTTTCTTCATGGATGGACTCCACGGTTCTCTGTCAg GCGTGCTTACAGGCTGCGGCAAGCAGAAGATTGGTGCAGGCGTAAATCTGGGCGCGTTCTACTTGTTGGGCATCCCAACGGCTGCCCTACTTGCCTTTGTCTTCCATTTTAATGGAACA GGACTTTGGCTTGGCGTAGTTTGTGGGAGCttcatgaaacttgtgttgcttctaCGTATCGCATGGTGCATAGATTGGGAAAAGGAG GCACTCAAGGCAAAGGATTTGGTCTGTAGTTCATCTGTCGCTGGAGCATGA